AGAGCAGCGGCACCGAGACGCCCTCGAAGAACACCTCGCTGTCGCCGGGGGGCCGAGCCGCGCACGATCAGCGTGCCGGCGCCGAAGGGCGGGCGCGCGACACCGGGCAGGATCTCGACGGCGCGCAGGGCGTCACCGGCGGTGCCCGGGATGGTGCGCAGCTGCTCACCGCGGATGGTGCGGCGCGTGATCTCGCGCGGCGGCGCATCCACCACGGCCACGGCGCCGAACTCCTCCTCTTCCACCGGAGCCGGCGGCGCGGGCAGGCGGTAGACCAGGTCGGTGCTCTCGCCCTCGGCGACGGCCTCCTGATAGGCGAGCGGCTCGTTGTCGCTCACCGTGACGCGCACGTCGTAGATGCCCGGAGGCAGCTGCTCGAAGGCGAAGTTGCCCTGCGCGTCGGTGGTCCCGCGGCGCACCACGGCTTCGTCGGCGCTGACGATGAGCACCGCTGCACCGCCGACGGGGGTGTCGTCGTGCGTACGGATGACACCGGTCATGGTGCCCAGCGGAGGGAGCTCCGGGGAGTCACCGCCCGTGGTCGGCGCACGGAAGCCATACGCATAGCGGATGCGCGCGACCATCGGCTCGAGGTTGCGGCGCGCGGGCTCGAAGAGGAACTGCTGGATGGCGGCCAGCGCCGCGGCGTCCAGCTCGGGCGACAGGCCTTCCAGCACGCGCGCCTCGCTGACGCTGCCGTCCACCCCGACGATCAGCTCGATCAGCACGGCCGGCTGCTCCAGCCCATCGAGCGCCCCTGCAGGCAGCTCGGCGTCCACGAAGCGCAGCACGCGGGGAGGCGTCAGCACGGGCGCCGGCGCCGCGGGAGCATCCGCTGGAGCAGGCTGCGCGAGCAGGGTGGGAGGCGCGATCAACGCGACTGAGAGAGACCCCGTCGTGGCGATCAAGCAGGCGAGCGCATGGGAGCGGTGGGCAAGCACCCG
This sequence is a window from Sandaracinaceae bacterium. Protein-coding genes within it:
- a CDS encoding carboxypeptidase regulatory-like domain-containing protein, yielding MLTPPRVLRFVDAELPAGALDGLEQPAVLIELIVGVDGSVSEARVLEGLSPELDAAALAAIQQFLFEPARRNLEPMVARIRYAYGFRAPTTGGDSPELPPLGTMTGVIRTHDDTPVGGAAVLIVSADEAVVRRGTTDAQGNFAFEQLPPGIYDVRVTVSDNEPLAYQEAVAEGESTDLVYRLPAPPAPVEEEEFGAVAVVDAPPREITRRTIRGEQLRTIPGTAGDALRAVEILPGVARPPFGAGTLIVRGSAPRRQRGVLRGRLGAAALPLRRPEERHQLAPAREHRLLPRQLLLALRTPHRRYPGSQPARPGHRRLPRRVRVERPGRVGHRRGPHHGAVRDRGGRAPQPHRPRLRVDRARGRGGDGRARLLRLPALRDVASEPARPPALADLRLETTLRR